The sequence below is a genomic window from Macaca nemestrina isolate mMacNem1 chromosome 13, mMacNem.hap1, whole genome shotgun sequence.
TCCTCAATCAGAGAAGCACCTCCTCCGAGGAGACTTTCCCAGGGAAATCCACTTTCACGTCCACCGGTATCCAATAGACACCCTCCCCACATCCAAGGAGGACCTTCAACTGTGGTGCCACAAACggtgggaagagaaagaagagaggctGCGTTCCTTCTATCAAGGGgagaagaatttttattttaccgGACAGAGTGTCATTCCACCTTGCAAGTCTGAACTCAGGGTCTTTGTGGTCAAATTGCTCTCTATACTGTATTGGACCCTGTTCAGCCCTGCAATGTGCCTACTCATATATTTGTACGGTCTTGTTCGGTGGTATTTTATAATCACCATTGTAATCTTTGTGCTGCAAGAAAGAATATTTGGTGGACTGGAGATCATAGAACTTGCATGTTACCGACTTTTACACAAACAGCCACatttaaattcaaagaaaaatgagtaagatTATAAGGTTTACCTTGTAAAAACCTAGGGCATATTTTGGAAATGTTCTAAACCTTTGTAAGCTCAGATGCATTTTTGCATGACTATGTCGAATATTTCTTACTGCCATCATTATTTGTTAAAGATATTTTGCACTTAGTTTTGTGGGGAAAATattgctacaat
It includes:
- the LOC105479704 gene encoding lysocardiolipin acyltransferase 1 isoform X3; its protein translation is MQAAAYIFIHRKWKDDKSHFEDMIDYFCDIHEPLQLLIFPEGTDLTENSKARSNAFAEKNGLQKYEYVLHPRTTGFTFVVDRLREGKNLDAIHDITVAYPHNIPQSEKHLLRGDFPREIHFHVHRYPIDTLPTSKEDLQLWCHKRWEEKEERLRSFYQGEKNFYFTGQSVIPPCKSELRVFVVKLLSILYWTLFSPAMCLLIYLYGLVRWYFIITIVIFVLQERIFGGLEIIELACYRLLHKQPHLNSKKNE